From Pseudoalteromonas viridis, the proteins below share one genomic window:
- a CDS encoding phosphomannomutase: MTSANCAQLIAQSGIQFGTSGARGLNSQFSAKVCQAFMLAMTGQLQARYGFDEVVLGMDNRPSSPQIAQYCASALGAQGIKVHFAGVLPTPALALYAQQHGLAAVMVTGSHIPHDRNGLKFYHPQGEIDKADEAAILAARTVPEPFELQPLPAPDDTICSPYVARMLDAFPADLCAGLTIGVYQHTSAGRDLYVSVLQALGARVRCLGRSDTFVPVDTEALSEQDKIQARQWCAEHQLDLLFSTDGDGDRPMIADHSGRWLRGDILGLLCAKALGIEALSVPLNCNSSLEHCGEFKAVLRTRIGSPYVIEQLSILTEQYRTAGGFEANGGFLLGSDIRIHGKVIERLPTRDALLPLLAILSLLKQLGVTLAQLCCQYERRFTASDRLQGVEKASSTELLAALSEQPQWLAEVVSCNAVPRVLSKLDGMRFALDAERIVHLRPSGNAPELRCYAEASSQQQAQELVSTVLGALAQRLSMPVPGS, from the coding sequence ATGACGTCCGCTAATTGTGCACAGCTGATTGCTCAAAGTGGTATTCAGTTTGGCACCAGTGGTGCCAGAGGGTTGAATAGTCAATTTAGCGCTAAGGTTTGTCAGGCTTTTATGCTCGCAATGACCGGGCAACTGCAAGCGCGCTACGGGTTTGATGAGGTGGTATTGGGCATGGACAATCGTCCCTCCAGCCCGCAGATTGCTCAATATTGTGCCAGTGCGTTAGGTGCACAGGGCATCAAAGTACACTTCGCCGGGGTGTTACCAACGCCCGCACTGGCCCTCTATGCGCAGCAACATGGGTTGGCGGCGGTGATGGTGACTGGCAGTCACATTCCTCATGATCGCAACGGACTCAAGTTTTATCATCCCCAGGGAGAAATAGATAAAGCCGATGAAGCGGCCATATTGGCCGCCAGGACTGTCCCGGAACCATTTGAGCTTCAACCACTGCCAGCACCCGACGACACTATCTGCTCACCTTATGTGGCGCGCATGCTGGATGCATTCCCGGCTGATTTGTGTGCGGGGCTGACTATAGGCGTCTATCAGCACACCAGTGCCGGGCGCGATTTGTATGTTTCGGTGTTGCAGGCGCTGGGTGCCCGGGTGCGGTGTCTGGGGCGCAGCGATACGTTTGTCCCGGTTGATACCGAGGCGCTCAGCGAGCAGGACAAAATACAGGCCCGGCAATGGTGCGCAGAGCATCAGCTGGATCTGCTCTTCAGCACCGACGGGGACGGCGACCGACCTATGATAGCGGATCACTCAGGACGCTGGCTCAGAGGGGATATTCTGGGTTTGCTGTGCGCCAAAGCTTTGGGTATTGAGGCACTGAGTGTGCCATTGAACTGTAATTCTTCACTGGAACACTGTGGTGAGTTTAAGGCTGTGCTGCGCACACGAATAGGGTCGCCCTATGTCATTGAGCAACTCTCTATACTGACAGAGCAATACCGCACAGCCGGCGGATTTGAAGCCAATGGCGGCTTTTTACTGGGCTCAGACATCCGCATCCATGGCAAAGTCATTGAACGTCTGCCGACCCGGGATGCGTTACTGCCACTGCTGGCCATCCTGTCATTGCTCAAGCAGTTAGGTGTCACGTTGGCTCAGCTCTGCTGCCAATATGAAAGGCGTTTTACCGCCAGTGATCGCTTACAGGGTGTGGAAAAAGCCAGTTCAACAGAGCTTCTGGCTGCACTGTCTGAGCAGCCGCAGTGGCTGGCTGAAGTGGTATCGTGCAACGCTGTGCCCAGGGTTCTGAGTAAACTGGACGGGATGCGCTTTGCGCTGGACGCAGAGCGCATCGTACATCTGCGGCCATCGGGCAATGCGCCTGAACTGCGCTGTTATGCCGAGGCATCTTCGCAGCAGCAGGCGCAAGAGCTGGTTAGTACTGTGCTAGGTGCGCTAGCGCAGCGTTTATCTATGCCTGTACCAGGCAGTTAA
- a CDS encoding mannose-1-phosphate guanylyltransferase/mannose-6-phosphate isomerase, translated as MILPVILCGGSGTRLWPMSRECYPKQFLQLGSEYTLLQETLLRLEPDSHQAALLICNEAHRFICAEQMRTIGYQAGGIILEPEGRNTAPAIALAALQARKNGEDPILLVLASDHFIGDITAFRHSIKQGLALANRGKLVTFGITPDCPHTGYGYIQCGAPIAHDPAGTLGAEVAAFIEKPDAEVAERYLKAGNYLWNSGLFLFKASDYLNELAKYRPDIVQACEQAMVAPQPDLDFIRVNREAFLAAPSESIDYAVMEHTRHAAVVPMNANWNDIGSFEALWQTLGKDSHNNAHIGNVTALNTRDNLVLAQERLVATVGVQDLVVVDTKDALLVAHRSQSQTIKTLVDELKSRALSEVTEHREVYRPWGKYDIVDRGERFLVKRITVRPGHSLSRQLHYHRAEHWVVVSGTAQVEIGEERRLLSEDQSVFIPATVVHRLSNPGKVDLQLIEVQSGSYLGEDDIVRFEDDYTRGTHDVR; from the coding sequence ATGATATTACCGGTTATTTTGTGTGGTGGATCCGGAACCCGATTGTGGCCCATGTCGCGCGAATGTTACCCCAAACAGTTTTTACAGTTGGGCTCCGAATACACCTTGTTGCAGGAAACGCTACTGCGACTGGAGCCTGACAGTCATCAGGCTGCGCTTTTGATCTGTAACGAGGCGCACCGGTTTATTTGTGCGGAGCAAATGCGCACCATCGGCTATCAGGCCGGTGGGATCATACTGGAACCTGAGGGGCGAAATACCGCCCCCGCAATTGCTCTGGCAGCACTCCAGGCGCGCAAAAATGGCGAAGATCCGATTTTACTGGTTCTGGCGTCTGATCATTTTATTGGCGATATCACGGCATTTCGACACAGCATTAAACAGGGGCTGGCACTGGCGAATAGGGGTAAACTGGTGACCTTTGGTATCACCCCTGATTGCCCACACACAGGCTACGGATACATACAGTGCGGCGCACCGATTGCGCATGACCCGGCAGGTACTTTGGGTGCCGAGGTGGCTGCGTTTATTGAAAAGCCCGATGCAGAGGTTGCCGAGCGTTACCTGAAGGCAGGCAATTACCTCTGGAACAGTGGCTTATTCTTATTTAAAGCCAGTGATTATCTTAACGAGCTGGCCAAGTATCGGCCTGATATTGTGCAAGCCTGTGAGCAGGCGATGGTCGCACCGCAGCCAGATCTGGATTTTATTCGCGTCAATCGGGAGGCCTTCCTGGCTGCGCCGTCTGAGTCAATCGATTATGCCGTGATGGAACATACCCGGCATGCCGCTGTGGTCCCGATGAATGCAAACTGGAATGACATTGGCAGTTTTGAGGCCCTGTGGCAGACCCTGGGCAAAGACAGCCACAATAACGCCCACATAGGAAACGTCACAGCGCTCAATACACGGGATAACTTAGTGCTGGCGCAGGAGCGGCTGGTGGCAACGGTCGGCGTGCAGGATCTGGTGGTAGTAGATACCAAAGATGCACTGCTAGTAGCCCATCGCAGTCAGAGCCAGACGATTAAAACGCTGGTGGATGAGCTGAAAAGCCGAGCGCTGAGTGAGGTGACTGAGCATCGGGAAGTGTACCGACCCTGGGGTAAGTATGACATTGTTGATCGGGGCGAGCGGTTTTTGGTCAAGCGGATCACTGTGCGGCCGGGGCATAGTTTGTCGCGTCAGCTGCATTACCATCGTGCCGAGCACTGGGTGGTGGTGTCTGGTACGGCCCAGGTTGAAATTGGCGAAGAGCGTCGTTTATTGAGTGAAGATCAGTCGGTGTTTATCCCCGCAACTGTGGTACACCGACTCAGCAATCCGGGCAAAGTCGATTTACAGCTGATAGAAGTACAGTCGGGCAGCTATCTTGGTGAGGATGACATAGTCCGTTTTGAGGATGATTATACCCGGGGGACGCATGACGTCCGCTAA